Proteins from a single region of Halichoerus grypus chromosome 13, mHalGry1.hap1.1, whole genome shotgun sequence:
- the SCARF2 gene encoding scavenger receptor class F member 2 isoform X2, whose translation MEGAGPRGAGPARRRGAGGPPSPLLPLLLLLLLWLLPGPAAPQELNPRGRNVCRAPGSQEPTCCAGWRQQGDECGVAVCEGNSTCSENEVCVRPGECRCRHGYFGANCDTSERGSGWALGSGAGPVTGEGSGPETGSGMGDGPQRRRAGRGEVLAGSGLPREHPGLTPSLPAPAECPRQFWGPDCKELCICHPHGQCEDVTGQCTCHARRWGARCEHACQCQHGVCHPRSGACRCEPGWWGAQCASACYCSATSRCDPQTGACLCQAGWWGRSCNNQCACNTSPCEQQSGRCQCRERTFGARCERYCQCFRGRCHPVDGTCACEPGYRGKYCREPCPAGFYGLGCRRRCGQCKGQQPCTVAEGRCLTCEPGWNGTKCDQPCATGFYGEGCGHRCPPCRDGHACNHVTGKCTRCNAGWIGDRCETKCSNGTYGEDCAFVCADCGSGHCDFQSGRCLCSPGVHGPHCNLTCPPGLHGVDCAQACSCHEDSCDPVTGACRLETNQRKGVMGAGALLALLLGLLLSLLGCCCACRGKDPARRELTLGRKKAPQRLCGRFSRISMKLPRIPLRRQKLPKVVVAHHDLDNTLNCSFLEPPSGLEQPSPSWSSRASFSSFDTTDEGPVYCVPHEETATESRDAEPPTAPTEALASSPPPVTTPASTEEATPLPASSDSERSASSVEGPGGALYARVARREARPARARGEAGGLSLSPSPERRKPPPPDPATKPKVSWIHGKHGAAAAAGAPSPPLSGPEAAPSPSKRKRTPSDTSARPDEPGSPRARDPTPRPPGLAEEGPAFAAPSPPRARARGRGPGLSEPTDAGGPPRSAPEAASMLAAELRDKTRSLGRAEGAPGAQGPREKPAPPQKAKRSVLPASPARASPAPEAPGPEKVTAGAPAPDTPRKKTPIQKPPRKKSREAAGELGRAGAPTL comes from the exons ATGGAGGGCGCAGGGCCCCGGGGGGCCGGGCCGGCGCGGCGCCGGGGAGCCGGCGGGCCGCCGTCGCCGCTGCTGCCgttgctgctgctcctgctgctctGGCTGCTGCCCGGCCCCGCGGCGCCCCAGGAGCTGAACCCGCGCGGCCGCAACGTGTGCCGCGCGCCCGG ctctcagGAGCCCACGTGTTGCGCCGGCTGGAGGCAGCAGGGCGACGAGTGTGGGGTCG CGGTGTGCGAAGGCAACTCCACGTGCTCGGAGAACGAAGTGTGCGTGCGGCCGGGCGAGTGCCGCTGCCGCCATGGCTACTTCGGTGCCAACTGCGACACCAGTGAGCGAGGATCCGGGTGGGCGCTGGGCAGTGGGGCAGGGCCCGTGACCGGGGAGGGGTCTGGTCCGGAGACGGGATCCGGCATGGGGGACGGTCCCCAAAGGCGGAGGGCGGGACGCGGGGAGGTTCTGGCTGGATCCGGGCTCCCTCGCGAGCACCCTGGCCTGACACCCTCTCTGCCCGCCCCTGCAGAGTGCCCGCGCCAGTTCTGGGGCCCCGACTGCAAAGAGCTGTGTATCTGCCACCCGCATGGGCAGTGCGAAGACGTGACGGGCCAGTGTACGTGTCACGCGCGGCGCTGGGGCGCACGCTGCGAGCATGCGTGCCAGTGCCAGCATGGCGTGTGCCACCCGCGGAGCGGCGCGTGTCGCTGCGAGCCTGGCTGGTGGGGCGCACAGTGCGCCAGCGCGTGCTACTGCAGCGCCACGTCGCGCTGCGACCCACAGACGGGCGCGTGCCTGTGCCAGGCAGGCTGGTGGGGCCGCAGCTGCAACAATCAGTGCGCCTGCAACACGTCGCCGTGCGAGCAACAGAGCGGCCGCTGCCAGTGCCGCGAGCGCACGTTTGGCGCGCGCTGCGAGCGCTACTGCCAGTGCTTTCGCGGCCGCTGCCACCCTGTGGACGGCACGTGCGCCTGCGAGCCGGGCTACCGGGGCAAGTACTGCCGGGAGCCGTGTCCTGCCGGCTTCTACGGCCTGGGCTGCCGCCGCCG ATGCGGCCAGTGCAAAGGCCAGCAGCCTTGCACGGTGGCCGAGGGCCGCTGCCTGACTTGCGAGCCCGGCTGGAACGGCACCAAGTGCGACCAGCCGTGCGCCACCGGCTTCTATGGCGAGGGCTGCGGCCACCGCTGCCCGCCCTGCCGCGACGGGCATGCCTGCAACCACGTCACTGGCAAGTGCACGCGCTGCAACGCGGGCTGGATCGGCGACCG GTGCGAGACCAAGTGCAGCAATGGCACTTACGGCGAGGACTGTGCGTTTGTGTGCGCCGACTGCGGCAGCGGCCACTGCGACTTCCAGTCGGGGCGTTGCCTGTGCAGCCCCGGCGTCCACGGGCCCCA CTGTAACCTGACGTGCCCGCCTGGGCTCCACGGGGTGGACTGCGCCCAGGCCTGCAGCTGCCACGAGGACTCGTGCGACCCGGTCACTGGTGCCTGCCGCCTGG AGACGAACCAGCGCAAGGGCGTGATGGGCGCGGGTGCGTTGCTTGCGCTGCTCCTCGGCCTGCTGCTCTCGCTGCTCGGCTGCTGCTGCGCCTGCCGCGGCAAGGACCCGGCGCGCCG gGAGCTCACGCTCGGGAGGAAGAAGGCGCCGCAGCGATTGTGCGGTCGCTTCAGCCGCATCAGCATGAAGCTGCCCCGGATCCCGCTCCGGAGGCAGAAGCTGCCCAAGGTCGTAG tggCCCATCACGACCTGGATAACACACTCAACTGTAGCTTCCTGGAGCCACCGTCGGGGTTGGAGCAGCCCTCGCCATCATGGTCCTCCCgggcctccttctcctcctttgaCACCACTGATGAAGGTCCCGTGTACTGCGTACCCCACGAGG AGACCGCAACCGAGAGCCGGGACGCGGAGCCCCCCACCGCCCCTACCGAGGCGCTGGCGTCATCCCCCCCACCGGTGACCACGCCGGCGTCCACAGAGGAGGCGACGCCCCTCCCCGCGTCCTCTGACAGCGAGCGGTCGGCGTCTAGCGTGGAGGGGCCCGGCGGGGCGCTGTATGCGCGCGTGGCCCGGCGCGAGGCCCGGCCGGCCCGGGCCCGGGGCGAGGCTGGGGGCCTGTCGCTTTCGCCATCTCCCGAGCGCAGGAAGCCGCCTCCACCCGACCCTGCCACCAAGCCCAAGGTGTCCTGGATCCACGGCAAGCACGGTGCCGCTGCCGCTGCCGGTGCGCCCTCACCGCCACTCTCGGGACCCGAGGCCGCGCCCAGTCCCAGCAAGAGGAAACGGACGCCCAGCGACACGTCGGCGCGGCCGGATGAGCCCGGCAGCCCCCGCGCCCGCGACCCGACGCCTCGGCCCCCGGGGCTGGCGGAGGAGGGGCCAGCCTTCGCCGCCCCCTCGCCGCCTAGGGCTCGGGCGCGGGGTCGCGGCCCCGGCCTCTCGGAGCCCACGGACGCTGGCGGTCCCCCGCGCAGCGCGCCCGAGGCCGCCTCCATGCTGGCCGCGGAGCTGCGCGACAAGACTCGCAGCCTGGGCCGCGCCGAAGGGGCTCCGGGCGCGCAGGGCCCGCGAGAGAAGCCGGCGCCGCCGCAGAAGGCCAAGCGCTCGGTGCTGCCCGCCTCGCCGGCCCGCGCGTCCCCTGCGCCAGAGGCCCCGGGGCCCGAGAAGGTGACGGCCGGCGCGCCCGCGCCTGACACCCCCCGGAAGAAGACCCCCATCCAGAAGCCGCCGCGCAAGAAGAGCCGGGAAGCGGCGGGCGAGCTGGGAAGGGCGGGCGCACCCACCCTGTAG
- the SCARF2 gene encoding scavenger receptor class F member 2 isoform X1, producing the protein MEGAGPRGAGPARRRGAGGPPSPLLPLLLLLLLWLLPGPAAPQELNPRGRNVCRAPGSQEPTCCAGWRQQGDECGVAVCEGNSTCSENEVCVRPGECRCRHGYFGANCDTSERGSGWALGSGAGPVTGEGSGPETGSGMGDGPQRRRAGRGEVLAGSGLPREHPGLTPSLPAPAECPRQFWGPDCKELCICHPHGQCEDVTGQCTCHARRWGARCEHACQCQHGVCHPRSGACRCEPGWWGAQCASACYCSATSRCDPQTGACLCQAGWWGRSCNNQCACNTSPCEQQSGRCQCRERTFGARCERYCQCFRGRCHPVDGTCACEPGYRGKYCREPCPAGFYGLGCRRRCGQCKGQQPCTVAEGRCLTCEPGWNGTKCDQPCATGFYGEGCGHRCPPCRDGHACNHVTGKCTRCNAGWIGDRCETKCSNGTYGEDCAFVCADCGSGHCDFQSGRCLCSPGVHGPHCNLTCPPGLHGVDCAQACSCHEDSCDPVTGACRLETNQRKGVMGAGALLALLLGLLLSLLGCCCACRGKDPARRPRPRRELTLGRKKAPQRLCGRFSRISMKLPRIPLRRQKLPKVVVAHHDLDNTLNCSFLEPPSGLEQPSPSWSSRASFSSFDTTDEGPVYCVPHEETATESRDAEPPTAPTEALASSPPPVTTPASTEEATPLPASSDSERSASSVEGPGGALYARVARREARPARARGEAGGLSLSPSPERRKPPPPDPATKPKVSWIHGKHGAAAAAGAPSPPLSGPEAAPSPSKRKRTPSDTSARPDEPGSPRARDPTPRPPGLAEEGPAFAAPSPPRARARGRGPGLSEPTDAGGPPRSAPEAASMLAAELRDKTRSLGRAEGAPGAQGPREKPAPPQKAKRSVLPASPARASPAPEAPGPEKVTAGAPAPDTPRKKTPIQKPPRKKSREAAGELGRAGAPTL; encoded by the exons ATGGAGGGCGCAGGGCCCCGGGGGGCCGGGCCGGCGCGGCGCCGGGGAGCCGGCGGGCCGCCGTCGCCGCTGCTGCCgttgctgctgctcctgctgctctGGCTGCTGCCCGGCCCCGCGGCGCCCCAGGAGCTGAACCCGCGCGGCCGCAACGTGTGCCGCGCGCCCGG ctctcagGAGCCCACGTGTTGCGCCGGCTGGAGGCAGCAGGGCGACGAGTGTGGGGTCG CGGTGTGCGAAGGCAACTCCACGTGCTCGGAGAACGAAGTGTGCGTGCGGCCGGGCGAGTGCCGCTGCCGCCATGGCTACTTCGGTGCCAACTGCGACACCAGTGAGCGAGGATCCGGGTGGGCGCTGGGCAGTGGGGCAGGGCCCGTGACCGGGGAGGGGTCTGGTCCGGAGACGGGATCCGGCATGGGGGACGGTCCCCAAAGGCGGAGGGCGGGACGCGGGGAGGTTCTGGCTGGATCCGGGCTCCCTCGCGAGCACCCTGGCCTGACACCCTCTCTGCCCGCCCCTGCAGAGTGCCCGCGCCAGTTCTGGGGCCCCGACTGCAAAGAGCTGTGTATCTGCCACCCGCATGGGCAGTGCGAAGACGTGACGGGCCAGTGTACGTGTCACGCGCGGCGCTGGGGCGCACGCTGCGAGCATGCGTGCCAGTGCCAGCATGGCGTGTGCCACCCGCGGAGCGGCGCGTGTCGCTGCGAGCCTGGCTGGTGGGGCGCACAGTGCGCCAGCGCGTGCTACTGCAGCGCCACGTCGCGCTGCGACCCACAGACGGGCGCGTGCCTGTGCCAGGCAGGCTGGTGGGGCCGCAGCTGCAACAATCAGTGCGCCTGCAACACGTCGCCGTGCGAGCAACAGAGCGGCCGCTGCCAGTGCCGCGAGCGCACGTTTGGCGCGCGCTGCGAGCGCTACTGCCAGTGCTTTCGCGGCCGCTGCCACCCTGTGGACGGCACGTGCGCCTGCGAGCCGGGCTACCGGGGCAAGTACTGCCGGGAGCCGTGTCCTGCCGGCTTCTACGGCCTGGGCTGCCGCCGCCG ATGCGGCCAGTGCAAAGGCCAGCAGCCTTGCACGGTGGCCGAGGGCCGCTGCCTGACTTGCGAGCCCGGCTGGAACGGCACCAAGTGCGACCAGCCGTGCGCCACCGGCTTCTATGGCGAGGGCTGCGGCCACCGCTGCCCGCCCTGCCGCGACGGGCATGCCTGCAACCACGTCACTGGCAAGTGCACGCGCTGCAACGCGGGCTGGATCGGCGACCG GTGCGAGACCAAGTGCAGCAATGGCACTTACGGCGAGGACTGTGCGTTTGTGTGCGCCGACTGCGGCAGCGGCCACTGCGACTTCCAGTCGGGGCGTTGCCTGTGCAGCCCCGGCGTCCACGGGCCCCA CTGTAACCTGACGTGCCCGCCTGGGCTCCACGGGGTGGACTGCGCCCAGGCCTGCAGCTGCCACGAGGACTCGTGCGACCCGGTCACTGGTGCCTGCCGCCTGG AGACGAACCAGCGCAAGGGCGTGATGGGCGCGGGTGCGTTGCTTGCGCTGCTCCTCGGCCTGCTGCTCTCGCTGCTCGGCTGCTGCTGCGCCTGCCGCGGCAAGGACCCGGCGCGCCG gccccgcccccgcaggGAGCTCACGCTCGGGAGGAAGAAGGCGCCGCAGCGATTGTGCGGTCGCTTCAGCCGCATCAGCATGAAGCTGCCCCGGATCCCGCTCCGGAGGCAGAAGCTGCCCAAGGTCGTAG tggCCCATCACGACCTGGATAACACACTCAACTGTAGCTTCCTGGAGCCACCGTCGGGGTTGGAGCAGCCCTCGCCATCATGGTCCTCCCgggcctccttctcctcctttgaCACCACTGATGAAGGTCCCGTGTACTGCGTACCCCACGAGG AGACCGCAACCGAGAGCCGGGACGCGGAGCCCCCCACCGCCCCTACCGAGGCGCTGGCGTCATCCCCCCCACCGGTGACCACGCCGGCGTCCACAGAGGAGGCGACGCCCCTCCCCGCGTCCTCTGACAGCGAGCGGTCGGCGTCTAGCGTGGAGGGGCCCGGCGGGGCGCTGTATGCGCGCGTGGCCCGGCGCGAGGCCCGGCCGGCCCGGGCCCGGGGCGAGGCTGGGGGCCTGTCGCTTTCGCCATCTCCCGAGCGCAGGAAGCCGCCTCCACCCGACCCTGCCACCAAGCCCAAGGTGTCCTGGATCCACGGCAAGCACGGTGCCGCTGCCGCTGCCGGTGCGCCCTCACCGCCACTCTCGGGACCCGAGGCCGCGCCCAGTCCCAGCAAGAGGAAACGGACGCCCAGCGACACGTCGGCGCGGCCGGATGAGCCCGGCAGCCCCCGCGCCCGCGACCCGACGCCTCGGCCCCCGGGGCTGGCGGAGGAGGGGCCAGCCTTCGCCGCCCCCTCGCCGCCTAGGGCTCGGGCGCGGGGTCGCGGCCCCGGCCTCTCGGAGCCCACGGACGCTGGCGGTCCCCCGCGCAGCGCGCCCGAGGCCGCCTCCATGCTGGCCGCGGAGCTGCGCGACAAGACTCGCAGCCTGGGCCGCGCCGAAGGGGCTCCGGGCGCGCAGGGCCCGCGAGAGAAGCCGGCGCCGCCGCAGAAGGCCAAGCGCTCGGTGCTGCCCGCCTCGCCGGCCCGCGCGTCCCCTGCGCCAGAGGCCCCGGGGCCCGAGAAGGTGACGGCCGGCGCGCCCGCGCCTGACACCCCCCGGAAGAAGACCCCCATCCAGAAGCCGCCGCGCAAGAAGAGCCGGGAAGCGGCGGGCGAGCTGGGAAGGGCGGGCGCACCCACCCTGTAG
- the SCARF2 gene encoding scavenger receptor class F member 2 isoform X5: MEGAGPRGAGPARRRGAGGPPSPLLPLLLLLLLWLLPGPAAPQELNPRGRNVCRAPGSQEPTCCAGWRQQGDECGVAVCEGNSTCSENEVCVRPGECRCRHGYFGANCDTSERGSGWALGSGAGPVTGEGSGPETGSGMGDGPQRRRAGRGEVLAGSGLPREHPGLTPSLPAPAECPRQFWGPDCKELCICHPHGQCEDVTGQCTCHARRWGARCEHACQCQHGVCHPRSGACRCEPGWWGAQCASACYCSATSRCDPQTGACLCQAGWWGRSCNNQCACNTSPCEQQSGRCQCRERTFGARCERYCQCFRGRCHPVDGTCACEPGYRGKYCREPCPAGFYGLGCRRRCETKCSNGTYGEDCAFVCADCGSGHCDFQSGRCLCSPGVHGPHCNLTCPPGLHGVDCAQACSCHEDSCDPVTGACRLETNQRKGVMGAGALLALLLGLLLSLLGCCCACRGKDPARRPRPRRELTLGRKKAPQRLCGRFSRISMKLPRIPLRRQKLPKVVVAHHDLDNTLNCSFLEPPSGLEQPSPSWSSRASFSSFDTTDEGPVYCVPHEETATESRDAEPPTAPTEALASSPPPVTTPASTEEATPLPASSDSERSASSVEGPGGALYARVARREARPARARGEAGGLSLSPSPERRKPPPPDPATKPKVSWIHGKHGAAAAAGAPSPPLSGPEAAPSPSKRKRTPSDTSARPDEPGSPRARDPTPRPPGLAEEGPAFAAPSPPRARARGRGPGLSEPTDAGGPPRSAPEAASMLAAELRDKTRSLGRAEGAPGAQGPREKPAPPQKAKRSVLPASPARASPAPEAPGPEKVTAGAPAPDTPRKKTPIQKPPRKKSREAAGELGRAGAPTL, from the exons ATGGAGGGCGCAGGGCCCCGGGGGGCCGGGCCGGCGCGGCGCCGGGGAGCCGGCGGGCCGCCGTCGCCGCTGCTGCCgttgctgctgctcctgctgctctGGCTGCTGCCCGGCCCCGCGGCGCCCCAGGAGCTGAACCCGCGCGGCCGCAACGTGTGCCGCGCGCCCGG ctctcagGAGCCCACGTGTTGCGCCGGCTGGAGGCAGCAGGGCGACGAGTGTGGGGTCG CGGTGTGCGAAGGCAACTCCACGTGCTCGGAGAACGAAGTGTGCGTGCGGCCGGGCGAGTGCCGCTGCCGCCATGGCTACTTCGGTGCCAACTGCGACACCAGTGAGCGAGGATCCGGGTGGGCGCTGGGCAGTGGGGCAGGGCCCGTGACCGGGGAGGGGTCTGGTCCGGAGACGGGATCCGGCATGGGGGACGGTCCCCAAAGGCGGAGGGCGGGACGCGGGGAGGTTCTGGCTGGATCCGGGCTCCCTCGCGAGCACCCTGGCCTGACACCCTCTCTGCCCGCCCCTGCAGAGTGCCCGCGCCAGTTCTGGGGCCCCGACTGCAAAGAGCTGTGTATCTGCCACCCGCATGGGCAGTGCGAAGACGTGACGGGCCAGTGTACGTGTCACGCGCGGCGCTGGGGCGCACGCTGCGAGCATGCGTGCCAGTGCCAGCATGGCGTGTGCCACCCGCGGAGCGGCGCGTGTCGCTGCGAGCCTGGCTGGTGGGGCGCACAGTGCGCCAGCGCGTGCTACTGCAGCGCCACGTCGCGCTGCGACCCACAGACGGGCGCGTGCCTGTGCCAGGCAGGCTGGTGGGGCCGCAGCTGCAACAATCAGTGCGCCTGCAACACGTCGCCGTGCGAGCAACAGAGCGGCCGCTGCCAGTGCCGCGAGCGCACGTTTGGCGCGCGCTGCGAGCGCTACTGCCAGTGCTTTCGCGGCCGCTGCCACCCTGTGGACGGCACGTGCGCCTGCGAGCCGGGCTACCGGGGCAAGTACTGCCGGGAGCCGTGTCCTGCCGGCTTCTACGGCCTGGGCTGCCGCCGCCG GTGCGAGACCAAGTGCAGCAATGGCACTTACGGCGAGGACTGTGCGTTTGTGTGCGCCGACTGCGGCAGCGGCCACTGCGACTTCCAGTCGGGGCGTTGCCTGTGCAGCCCCGGCGTCCACGGGCCCCA CTGTAACCTGACGTGCCCGCCTGGGCTCCACGGGGTGGACTGCGCCCAGGCCTGCAGCTGCCACGAGGACTCGTGCGACCCGGTCACTGGTGCCTGCCGCCTGG AGACGAACCAGCGCAAGGGCGTGATGGGCGCGGGTGCGTTGCTTGCGCTGCTCCTCGGCCTGCTGCTCTCGCTGCTCGGCTGCTGCTGCGCCTGCCGCGGCAAGGACCCGGCGCGCCG gccccgcccccgcaggGAGCTCACGCTCGGGAGGAAGAAGGCGCCGCAGCGATTGTGCGGTCGCTTCAGCCGCATCAGCATGAAGCTGCCCCGGATCCCGCTCCGGAGGCAGAAGCTGCCCAAGGTCGTAG tggCCCATCACGACCTGGATAACACACTCAACTGTAGCTTCCTGGAGCCACCGTCGGGGTTGGAGCAGCCCTCGCCATCATGGTCCTCCCgggcctccttctcctcctttgaCACCACTGATGAAGGTCCCGTGTACTGCGTACCCCACGAGG AGACCGCAACCGAGAGCCGGGACGCGGAGCCCCCCACCGCCCCTACCGAGGCGCTGGCGTCATCCCCCCCACCGGTGACCACGCCGGCGTCCACAGAGGAGGCGACGCCCCTCCCCGCGTCCTCTGACAGCGAGCGGTCGGCGTCTAGCGTGGAGGGGCCCGGCGGGGCGCTGTATGCGCGCGTGGCCCGGCGCGAGGCCCGGCCGGCCCGGGCCCGGGGCGAGGCTGGGGGCCTGTCGCTTTCGCCATCTCCCGAGCGCAGGAAGCCGCCTCCACCCGACCCTGCCACCAAGCCCAAGGTGTCCTGGATCCACGGCAAGCACGGTGCCGCTGCCGCTGCCGGTGCGCCCTCACCGCCACTCTCGGGACCCGAGGCCGCGCCCAGTCCCAGCAAGAGGAAACGGACGCCCAGCGACACGTCGGCGCGGCCGGATGAGCCCGGCAGCCCCCGCGCCCGCGACCCGACGCCTCGGCCCCCGGGGCTGGCGGAGGAGGGGCCAGCCTTCGCCGCCCCCTCGCCGCCTAGGGCTCGGGCGCGGGGTCGCGGCCCCGGCCTCTCGGAGCCCACGGACGCTGGCGGTCCCCCGCGCAGCGCGCCCGAGGCCGCCTCCATGCTGGCCGCGGAGCTGCGCGACAAGACTCGCAGCCTGGGCCGCGCCGAAGGGGCTCCGGGCGCGCAGGGCCCGCGAGAGAAGCCGGCGCCGCCGCAGAAGGCCAAGCGCTCGGTGCTGCCCGCCTCGCCGGCCCGCGCGTCCCCTGCGCCAGAGGCCCCGGGGCCCGAGAAGGTGACGGCCGGCGCGCCCGCGCCTGACACCCCCCGGAAGAAGACCCCCATCCAGAAGCCGCCGCGCAAGAAGAGCCGGGAAGCGGCGGGCGAGCTGGGAAGGGCGGGCGCACCCACCCTGTAG
- the SCARF2 gene encoding scavenger receptor class F member 2 isoform X3 has product MEGAGPRGAGPARRRGAGGPPSPLLPLLLLLLLWLLPGPAAPQELNPRGRNVCRAPGSQEPTCCAGWRQQGDECGVAVCEGNSTCSENEVCVRPGECRCRHGYFGANCDTKCPRQFWGPDCKELCICHPHGQCEDVTGQCTCHARRWGARCEHACQCQHGVCHPRSGACRCEPGWWGAQCASACYCSATSRCDPQTGACLCQAGWWGRSCNNQCACNTSPCEQQSGRCQCRERTFGARCERYCQCFRGRCHPVDGTCACEPGYRGKYCREPCPAGFYGLGCRRRCGQCKGQQPCTVAEGRCLTCEPGWNGTKCDQPCATGFYGEGCGHRCPPCRDGHACNHVTGKCTRCNAGWIGDRCETKCSNGTYGEDCAFVCADCGSGHCDFQSGRCLCSPGVHGPHCNLTCPPGLHGVDCAQACSCHEDSCDPVTGACRLETNQRKGVMGAGALLALLLGLLLSLLGCCCACRGKDPARRPRPRRELTLGRKKAPQRLCGRFSRISMKLPRIPLRRQKLPKVVVAHHDLDNTLNCSFLEPPSGLEQPSPSWSSRASFSSFDTTDEGPVYCVPHEETATESRDAEPPTAPTEALASSPPPVTTPASTEEATPLPASSDSERSASSVEGPGGALYARVARREARPARARGEAGGLSLSPSPERRKPPPPDPATKPKVSWIHGKHGAAAAAGAPSPPLSGPEAAPSPSKRKRTPSDTSARPDEPGSPRARDPTPRPPGLAEEGPAFAAPSPPRARARGRGPGLSEPTDAGGPPRSAPEAASMLAAELRDKTRSLGRAEGAPGAQGPREKPAPPQKAKRSVLPASPARASPAPEAPGPEKVTAGAPAPDTPRKKTPIQKPPRKKSREAAGELGRAGAPTL; this is encoded by the exons ATGGAGGGCGCAGGGCCCCGGGGGGCCGGGCCGGCGCGGCGCCGGGGAGCCGGCGGGCCGCCGTCGCCGCTGCTGCCgttgctgctgctcctgctgctctGGCTGCTGCCCGGCCCCGCGGCGCCCCAGGAGCTGAACCCGCGCGGCCGCAACGTGTGCCGCGCGCCCGG ctctcagGAGCCCACGTGTTGCGCCGGCTGGAGGCAGCAGGGCGACGAGTGTGGGGTCG CGGTGTGCGAAGGCAACTCCACGTGCTCGGAGAACGAAGTGTGCGTGCGGCCGGGCGAGTGCCGCTGCCGCCATGGCTACTTCGGTGCCAACTGCGACACCA AGTGCCCGCGCCAGTTCTGGGGCCCCGACTGCAAAGAGCTGTGTATCTGCCACCCGCATGGGCAGTGCGAAGACGTGACGGGCCAGTGTACGTGTCACGCGCGGCGCTGGGGCGCACGCTGCGAGCATGCGTGCCAGTGCCAGCATGGCGTGTGCCACCCGCGGAGCGGCGCGTGTCGCTGCGAGCCTGGCTGGTGGGGCGCACAGTGCGCCAGCGCGTGCTACTGCAGCGCCACGTCGCGCTGCGACCCACAGACGGGCGCGTGCCTGTGCCAGGCAGGCTGGTGGGGCCGCAGCTGCAACAATCAGTGCGCCTGCAACACGTCGCCGTGCGAGCAACAGAGCGGCCGCTGCCAGTGCCGCGAGCGCACGTTTGGCGCGCGCTGCGAGCGCTACTGCCAGTGCTTTCGCGGCCGCTGCCACCCTGTGGACGGCACGTGCGCCTGCGAGCCGGGCTACCGGGGCAAGTACTGCCGGGAGCCGTGTCCTGCCGGCTTCTACGGCCTGGGCTGCCGCCGCCG ATGCGGCCAGTGCAAAGGCCAGCAGCCTTGCACGGTGGCCGAGGGCCGCTGCCTGACTTGCGAGCCCGGCTGGAACGGCACCAAGTGCGACCAGCCGTGCGCCACCGGCTTCTATGGCGAGGGCTGCGGCCACCGCTGCCCGCCCTGCCGCGACGGGCATGCCTGCAACCACGTCACTGGCAAGTGCACGCGCTGCAACGCGGGCTGGATCGGCGACCG GTGCGAGACCAAGTGCAGCAATGGCACTTACGGCGAGGACTGTGCGTTTGTGTGCGCCGACTGCGGCAGCGGCCACTGCGACTTCCAGTCGGGGCGTTGCCTGTGCAGCCCCGGCGTCCACGGGCCCCA CTGTAACCTGACGTGCCCGCCTGGGCTCCACGGGGTGGACTGCGCCCAGGCCTGCAGCTGCCACGAGGACTCGTGCGACCCGGTCACTGGTGCCTGCCGCCTGG AGACGAACCAGCGCAAGGGCGTGATGGGCGCGGGTGCGTTGCTTGCGCTGCTCCTCGGCCTGCTGCTCTCGCTGCTCGGCTGCTGCTGCGCCTGCCGCGGCAAGGACCCGGCGCGCCG gccccgcccccgcaggGAGCTCACGCTCGGGAGGAAGAAGGCGCCGCAGCGATTGTGCGGTCGCTTCAGCCGCATCAGCATGAAGCTGCCCCGGATCCCGCTCCGGAGGCAGAAGCTGCCCAAGGTCGTAG tggCCCATCACGACCTGGATAACACACTCAACTGTAGCTTCCTGGAGCCACCGTCGGGGTTGGAGCAGCCCTCGCCATCATGGTCCTCCCgggcctccttctcctcctttgaCACCACTGATGAAGGTCCCGTGTACTGCGTACCCCACGAGG AGACCGCAACCGAGAGCCGGGACGCGGAGCCCCCCACCGCCCCTACCGAGGCGCTGGCGTCATCCCCCCCACCGGTGACCACGCCGGCGTCCACAGAGGAGGCGACGCCCCTCCCCGCGTCCTCTGACAGCGAGCGGTCGGCGTCTAGCGTGGAGGGGCCCGGCGGGGCGCTGTATGCGCGCGTGGCCCGGCGCGAGGCCCGGCCGGCCCGGGCCCGGGGCGAGGCTGGGGGCCTGTCGCTTTCGCCATCTCCCGAGCGCAGGAAGCCGCCTCCACCCGACCCTGCCACCAAGCCCAAGGTGTCCTGGATCCACGGCAAGCACGGTGCCGCTGCCGCTGCCGGTGCGCCCTCACCGCCACTCTCGGGACCCGAGGCCGCGCCCAGTCCCAGCAAGAGGAAACGGACGCCCAGCGACACGTCGGCGCGGCCGGATGAGCCCGGCAGCCCCCGCGCCCGCGACCCGACGCCTCGGCCCCCGGGGCTGGCGGAGGAGGGGCCAGCCTTCGCCGCCCCCTCGCCGCCTAGGGCTCGGGCGCGGGGTCGCGGCCCCGGCCTCTCGGAGCCCACGGACGCTGGCGGTCCCCCGCGCAGCGCGCCCGAGGCCGCCTCCATGCTGGCCGCGGAGCTGCGCGACAAGACTCGCAGCCTGGGCCGCGCCGAAGGGGCTCCGGGCGCGCAGGGCCCGCGAGAGAAGCCGGCGCCGCCGCAGAAGGCCAAGCGCTCGGTGCTGCCCGCCTCGCCGGCCCGCGCGTCCCCTGCGCCAGAGGCCCCGGGGCCCGAGAAGGTGACGGCCGGCGCGCCCGCGCCTGACACCCCCCGGAAGAAGACCCCCATCCAGAAGCCGCCGCGCAAGAAGAGCCGGGAAGCGGCGGGCGAGCTGGGAAGGGCGGGCGCACCCACCCTGTAG